In one Leptospira fletcheri genomic region, the following are encoded:
- the mreD gene encoding rod shape-determining protein MreD, which translates to MILEYVVIAAGIFISHFLNGTNTLEIWGNKPDFMVLFVLFFALRKGALAGLWIGFFGGLLSDSGLGGEIVGNVMTYKIGLHSLTFCLMGYLIGKFARSAYHENYLSITLYSLVITLVTRVATYFLFSLFFHENLSYSIFSTSIYNAIIAPLFFYLLGKLYRLEQVEA; encoded by the coding sequence ATGATCCTCGAATACGTCGTCATCGCTGCCGGTATCTTTATCTCCCACTTTCTAAACGGTACCAATACCCTGGAAATTTGGGGAAATAAGCCGGATTTTATGGTGCTATTCGTTCTCTTTTTTGCACTCAGAAAGGGAGCCCTGGCCGGTCTGTGGATCGGATTTTTCGGAGGCCTACTCTCCGATTCCGGCTTGGGGGGAGAGATCGTAGGAAACGTCATGACCTATAAAATCGGTCTACATTCCCTGACGTTCTGCTTGATGGGGTATCTCATCGGAAAGTTTGCCCGGTCCGCATATCACGAAAATTATCTTTCGATTACCCTGTATTCTTTGGTGATCACTCTCGTTACAAGGGTTGCGACCTATTTCCTATTTTCGCTTTTCTTTCACGAGAATTTAAGCTATTCTATCTTCAGTACTTCGATTTACAACGCGATCATCGCGCCGTTGTTCTTTTATTTACTCGGAAAGCTGTACAGACTGGAACAAGTGGAGGCTTAA